One window of the Candidatus Chryseobacterium colombiense genome contains the following:
- a CDS encoding MFS transporter: MKIIHLYTNSFKGLSRESWMLALVMLINRAGSMVLPFLGVYMTDHLKFSIENTGIVLSFFGIGSVIGSWLGGYITDKIGEYKVQYMSLLLSVPLFCLIPVFKTEVGVAAIILLQSIISDAFRPANSVAITKYAKPENITRAFSLNRMAVNLGFSIGPALGGILSAISYEFLFFSNALAALSAGILYIIFFRKRNKIARLKAKKVKEAVEIKKENSPYRDGKFLIYCFFCMLFSICFFQLFSTLTIFYKDTAKLSQQNIGYILGYSGFLIVLLEMGFVQIAEKYFNLAVTMLLGTFICGFSYAMMAFDYSIITLIISMTLLCIGEIWTLPFMSTITALRSGKNNKGAYMGLNGISFSVAFIVTPYLGTLIAEKFGFNVLWIGTGILASIIAIAFYFIVPWLIGDKKEELEIEG, translated from the coding sequence GTGAAAATTATACATTTATATACCAATTCTTTCAAAGGGCTTTCTCGGGAAAGCTGGATGCTTGCGTTGGTAATGCTTATTAATCGGGCAGGTTCAATGGTACTTCCGTTTCTGGGAGTTTATATGACTGATCATTTAAAATTCAGTATAGAAAATACGGGAATTGTCCTCAGTTTTTTCGGGATCGGATCTGTAATAGGATCATGGTTGGGAGGCTATATTACCGATAAAATAGGAGAATATAAAGTTCAGTATATGAGCCTGCTGTTGAGTGTTCCTCTGTTTTGTTTAATTCCAGTTTTCAAAACAGAAGTTGGAGTGGCTGCGATTATTTTACTTCAGAGTATTATCAGTGATGCTTTCCGTCCGGCAAACTCAGTGGCGATTACAAAATATGCAAAACCTGAAAATATAACCAGAGCCTTTTCATTAAATAGAATGGCGGTCAATTTAGGGTTTTCAATAGGTCCTGCTTTGGGTGGAATCTTATCTGCTATTTCATACGAATTTTTGTTTTTCTCCAATGCTTTAGCAGCTTTGTCGGCGGGAATTCTCTATATTATATTTTTCAGAAAGCGTAATAAAATTGCCAGATTGAAAGCTAAAAAGGTGAAAGAGGCTGTTGAAATAAAGAAAGAAAATTCGCCGTATCGGGATGGTAAATTCTTGATTTACTGTTTCTTTTGTATGCTGTTCTCTATTTGCTTTTTTCAGTTATTCAGTACCTTAACGATTTTCTATAAGGATACAGCAAAACTAAGCCAGCAGAATATAGGATATATTTTAGGATATAGTGGTTTTCTGATTGTACTGCTTGAAATGGGATTTGTACAAATTGCAGAAAAGTATTTTAATCTGGCAGTAACGATGCTTTTGGGAACCTTTATTTGCGGGTTTTCGTATGCTATGATGGCATTTGATTACAGCATCATTACGTTAATAATTTCCATGACGTTGCTTTGTATTGGAGAAATCTGGACATTACCTTTCATGTCAACCATTACAGCTTTGAGATCCGGTAAAAACAATAAGGGAGCTTATATGGGATTGAATGGAATTTCATTTTCCGTAGCATTTATTGTCACTCCGTATTTGGGAACTTTAATTGCTGAAAAATTCGGATTCAATGTATTGTGGATCGGAACGGGAATATTGGCGTCAATTATTGCCATTGCTTTTTATTTTATTGTTCCTTGGTTGATTGGAGATAAAAAAGAAGAGTTAGAAATAGAAGGATAA
- a CDS encoding YpdA family putative bacillithiol disulfide reductase yields the protein MEILDILIIGGGPIGLNCALEAQKNNLTYLIIEKGTIVNSLYHYPLYMRFFSTAEKLEIDNIPFISTSPKPGRQEALEYYQGITRQRNLSINLYEKVEKVSKENEIFTIETTKGKYHAKNVIISTGFYDIPNMMNIPGENLPKVKHYYTEPYPYAQQKIVVIGSSNSAVDAALETYRKGAEVTMIIRHSEISKSVKYWVKPDIENRIAEGSIKAFFNSEIMEIKEHSVIFKDEKGEIKEIENDFVLAMTGYLPDFDFLKNSGIELQGDCLNPVYHPETMETNIPNLYLAGVVCGGKDTHLWFIENSRIHAEMIVKNILSKS from the coding sequence ATGGAAATTTTGGATATTCTTATTATCGGCGGAGGTCCCATCGGATTGAATTGTGCATTGGAAGCTCAGAAAAACAATCTTACTTATTTAATTATCGAAAAGGGAACCATTGTAAATTCTTTATATCATTATCCTTTATACATGAGATTCTTCTCAACTGCAGAAAAGCTGGAGATTGACAATATTCCTTTCATATCGACCTCTCCAAAACCCGGCAGACAGGAAGCCTTGGAATACTATCAGGGAATTACAAGACAACGAAATCTAAGCATCAACTTATACGAAAAGGTTGAAAAAGTATCCAAAGAAAATGAAATCTTTACCATTGAAACCACAAAAGGAAAATATCACGCTAAAAATGTCATTATCTCTACCGGATTTTATGATATTCCGAACATGATGAATATTCCGGGAGAAAACTTACCGAAAGTAAAACATTATTATACGGAACCCTATCCTTATGCGCAACAGAAAATTGTGGTCATAGGATCAAGCAATTCTGCGGTAGACGCGGCATTGGAAACGTATAGAAAAGGCGCGGAAGTTACGATGATTATTCGTCATTCTGAAATTTCAAAAAGTGTAAAATACTGGGTGAAACCGGATATTGAAAACAGAATTGCGGAAGGAAGTATTAAAGCATTCTTTAATTCAGAAATTATGGAAATTAAGGAGCATTCTGTCATTTTTAAAGATGAAAAGGGAGAAATCAAAGAAATTGAAAATGATTTTGTCTTAGCAATGACAGGTTATCTTCCCGATTTTGATTTCCTGAAAAACTCAGGAATTGAGTTACAAGGAGATTGCCTGAATCCAGTTTATCATCCTGAAACCATGGAAACCAATATCCCTAATTTATATCTTGCAGGTGTAGTGTGTGGCGGAAAAGACACTCATCTTTGGTTTATTGAAAATTCAAGAATTCATGCTGAAATGATTGTAAAAAATATTCTTTCGAAGTCCTAA